The genomic interval GCAGGACGGATCGGCCATGCGCCGGAGTTTCGCGGACCTGGCCGCCCGTTCCAACCAGGTGGCCAACTGGCTGAGAAGCCATGGCATGCGCCGCGGGGACCGCATGATCGTTATGCTGGGCAACCAGGTGGAGCTCTGGGAGCTGATGCTGGCCGGCATCAAGCTGGGCATCGTCCTGATCCCCACCACTACCCTGATGGGTCCGGAGGACCTGGCCGAACGCGTGGAGCGCGGCGAGGCGGGCTGGGCCGCCGTCGGACGTTCCAACATCGGTAAGTTTGCCGGCGTCCCCGGCGATTACCGCCTGATCGAAATCGGCGCCGGCGGCGTTTCAGCCGGCACCCCCGGCGCCCTCCAGTACACGGATTCGACGACGGCGACAGTCCCCTTCACAGCCGACGCCCCCACCCACGCGGACGAGATGCTGCTGCTGTATTTCACCTCCGGAACCACGTCGAAGGCCAAGCTGGTGGAGCACACCCATACGTCGTACCCGGTGGGGCACCTCTCCACGATGTACTGGATCGGCCTGGAACCCGGCGACGTGCACCTGAACGTGGCCTCACCGGGCTGGGGCAAGCACGCATGGTCCAATTTCTTCGCCCCGTGGATCGCCGAGGCGTGCGTATTTGTCTACAACTACGAACGGTTCGACGCCCGTGCCCTGATGGAGCAGATGGACCGCGAGCACGTCACCAGCTTCTGCGCCCCGCCGACGGTCTGGCGGATGCTCATCCAGGCGGACCTGAAAGTGCTGAAGACCCCGCCCACCAAGGTGGTCTCCGCGGGCGAACCGCTAAACGCCGAAGTGATCGAACAGGTCCAGCGCGCCTGGGGCCAGACCATCAGGGACGGCTTCGGCCAGACCGAAACCACCGTCCAGGTGGCCAACACGCCCAGCCAGCCGGTCACCATCGGCGCCATGGGGCGGCCGCTTCCCGGCTATGACGTGGTGCTGGTGGACCCCAACACGGGGGAAGAAGCCAACGACGGCGAGCTGTGCCTCCGCCTGGACCCCCGGCCGGTGGGGCTGATGAAGGGCTACTACGGGGACGCGGAACGGACCGCCGAGGCGTTCCGCGGCGGCTATTACCACACGGGCGACATGGCCAGCCGGGACAAACACGGCGTCATCACCTACGTGGGCCGCGACGACGACGTCTTCAAATCCTCCGACTACCGGCTCTCGCCATTCGAACTGGAGAGCGTGCTGCTGGAACACCCCGCCGTGGCCGAGGCGGCTGTGGTTCCGTCGCCGGATGCGGTCAAGCTTTCCGTCCCCAAGGCCTACGTTGTGCTGGTGTCCGGACTGGAGCCGGGGCCGGAGCTGGCCGAGGACATCCTACGGTACTGCCGCGAACACCTGGCGCCGTTCAAGCGGATCCGGCGGCTGGAATTCGCGGCGCTGCCCAAGACCATCTCGGGCAAAATCCGCCGTGTGGAGCTGCGGCACAATGAGGAGCTCCGGCATGGCGGGGGCACCCATCCCGACGGCCTCGGAGTGGAGTACTCCGAGGCCGATTTCCCGGGGCTGAAGGGCTGAGGATGGCCGCGCCACTGCCCCGGGACCCCATCGCGGACGCCCAACGGAACTGGGAGGAGCACGGCTGGGCCGACGTCGCCGCTCCGATGGCCGCGATCACGGCGATCATGCGCACGCAGCAGATCCTGCTGGCCCGGATCGAGGGCGCCCTGAAGCCGTTCGGGCTGACCTTCGCCCGCTACGAACTGCTCGCGCTCCTCAGCTTCGCCCGCAGCGGCGCGCTGCCCATGAACAAGGCGAGCGCCCTGCTCCAGGTCCATCCCACCTCGGTGACGAACGCCGTCGACCGTTTGGAAGGCTCGGGACTGGTGACACGCTCGCCGCATCCCACGGACGGCCGCACCACCCTGATCGAGCTCACCACGGAGGGGCGGATCGTTGCCAAACGGGCGACGGCGGTGCTCAACACCGAGGTTTTTGGCCAGTCAGGTTTCGACGCGGCCGACGTGGACCAGCTGATCCGTATCCTGGGCACGTTCCGCCGGAATGCCGGGGACTTTGCGGACTAAGCACGTCTCTTGGCGCTTGGCGGCCTTACGGGTCTAGGAGCGCGGTTTGGCTCTGACGTGCATGCGTTCGCCCTGGGTTCCAAAGAGGCTCAGGAACTCCACGGCTTCGGTGTCCGCGCGGCCGAACCAGTGGGGTACCCGGGTATCGAATTCAGCTGCTTCGCCGGGCCCCATCACCAGGTCCTGACCGCCCAGGACCATCCTGAGTTTGCCGTTGAGCACATACAACCATTCGTACCCCTCATGGACTTGGGGGTCCGGCTGGTCCGGCGTGCCGGCCGGCAGGATGTGCTTGTAGGCCTGGATCCCGCCGGGCCGTCTCGTCAGCGGGATGATGGTCATGCCGTGCCGGACCATGGGGCGCAGGTGCAGGCGGGGATCGCCCGTGGCGGGAGCCCCAACGAGTTCGTCCAGCGGGACCCGGTGCGCTTTGGCCAGCGGCAGCAGCAGCTCCAGGTTGGGGCGGCGCTGACCGGATTCCAGCCGTGAAAGTGTGCTGACCGAAATCCCGGTGGCCTCGGCCAGGGCCGCCAGGGTGGTGTTGCTGTTGAGGCGCAGGGCCCTGAGCCGGGGCCCCACCGCCGCCAGCACGTCGTCGAATTCTTCATCCATGTGCCCAGTTTGCCATTCCAGCAACTTTCCTTGCCAACCCGTGCAGGTGCCTCGGACCATGGAGTCATGAGAACAGACAATGACAACACGTACGACGTCCTGATCATCGGTGGAGGGGCCGCCGGCCTGAGCGCCGCACAAATGTTGGGCCGGTCGCGCCGCTCCGTTGTGGTGGTTGATAGCGGCGAACCCCGCAACGCCCCCGCCCAGGGGGTCCACGGATTCCTGTCCCGCGATGGTGTCAGCCCCGCCGAACTCCTGAGGATCGGACGTGCCGAAGCCGAGCACTACGGCGCACGGATAGTGGAGGGCGAGGCCGTTGCTGCTGCGGGCAATGCGGCCGACGGGTTTTCCGTGACCCTGGCGGACGGCAGCGTGATCCGCGGGCGCCGCCTGCTGATCACCACCGGGCTGGTGGACGAATTGCCGGGGATTGCCGGGCTCCGCGAGCGCTGGGGCAGGGATGTGCTGCACTGCCCGTTCTGCCACGGCTGGGAGGTGCAGGATCAGGCCATCGGCATTCTGGGCAACGGGCCTTGGTCCGTGCACCAGGCCCTGCTCTTCCGCCAGTGGAGCGGCAACATCACCCTGTTCCTGAACGACCTGACCCTGCCCACCGACGACGAGCTGGAGCAGTTGGCCGCCCGGGGCATCAGGGTGGTGGCGGGCGCCGTTGAATCATTGCGCGTGGAGCAGGACGTCCTGCGCGGTGTCGCCTTGGCCGGCGGACCCGAGATCGCCGTGGACGCGGTAGTGGTGGGACCCCAGGTGCGCGCACGGCTGGGCGCCTTCGCCGGGCTTGGCCTCGAGCCGGCACCCCATCCAATGGGGATCGGGGACTTCCTGGAGACCGATGCCGACGGCGCCACCGCGGTCCCGGGGGTGTGGGCGGCGGGCAACGTGACGGACATGCGTGCGCAGGTCCTGGCGTCGGCGGCGGCTGGTGCGTGGACCGCCGTCGTGATCAACAACCATCTGATGGCCGAGGAACTGGCCGCAGACGTCGCGGCCCACCGGGAAGCCCTATCGGTTGCCCGGTAATTGGTTGCCCGGTAATTGCCGGTCAGCGGTGGGTGAACTCGGGCTGCCGTTTTTCCGTAAAGGCGGCCATGCCTTCCTTCTGGTCCTCGCTGGCGAAAAGAGAGTGGAAGATCCGGCGTTCGAACAGGACACCCTGGGCGAGCCCGGTTTCAAAGGCCGCGTTGACGGCTTCCTTCGCGAGCATGGCCACGGGCTTGGACTTGGACGCGATGACCTCCGCGGCCTTCAGCGCCTCCTCCACCACATTCTCCGCCGGCACCACGCGCGAGACTAGGCCCGAGCGTTCAGCCTCCTCGGCGCCGATGAAGCGCCCGGTGAGGATCATGTCCATGGCCTTGGCTTTGCCCACGGCGCGCGTGAGCCGCTGCGAACCGCCCATGCCCGGCAGTACGCCGAGGTTGATCTCCGGCTGGCCGAACTTGGCGTTGTCCCCGGCGATGATGAAATCGCACATCATGGCCAGCTCGCAGCCGCCGCCCAGGGCGAAGCCGGACACGGCAGCGATGACAGGGATCCGCAGCCGGGTGAAGTCCTCCCAGCCCCGGAACCAGTCTGCGGCGTACATGTCCATGTAGCCCTGCGAGGCCATTTCCTTGATGTCGGCACCCGCGGCGAACGCCTTGGTCGAGCCGGTGATCACCACCGCGCCCACGCCGGGGTCGGTGTCCATGGCGGTGACGGCTGCCACGAGCTGGTCCATGGTGGCCTTGTCCAGGGCGTTGAGCGCCTCCGGCCGGTTGAGCGTGACCAGCCCTACCCGGCCGCGCTGTTCCACCAGGATGTTCGTGTACTCCGTCATGCCTGACCTTTCAGCTGTTTTCGCGTGTTGCTGGTGCTGCAGGGTTGCCAGTGCTGCAGATGGTGCTAGTGCTGCGATTTGTCGCGGATATCGGTGATGATTCCGGAGAAGTCCCGGCCGGCTCCGCCTTCAGCGGCAAACGTATCGTAGATTTCCGAGGCGAGCGGTCCCAGCCGGGCCGCCACCCCGGTACTTTCCAGCGCATTCAGCGCCAGCCGCAGGTCCTTCGCCATCAGCGCCCCCGCGAAGCCCGGCTGGTAGTCGCGGTTGGCGGGGCTGGCGGGGACCGGTCCGGGAACAGGGCAGTTGGTGGTCAAGGCCCAGCATTGTCCGGAGGCGTTGGAGGCGACGTCGAACAGCGCCTGGTGCGTCAGGCCCAGCTTCTCACCCAGCACAAAGGCTTCGCTGACCGCGATCATGGAGACCCCCAGGATGAGGTTGTTGCAGATCTTGGCGGCCTGGCCGCCGCCGTGCCCGCCGCAGTGGACCACGCGCTTGCCCATCACCTCGAGCAGCGGCCGGACCGCCTCGAAGTCCTCCGTCTCGCCGCCCACCATAAAGGTCAGCGTGCCGGCTTCCGCACCCACCACACCGCCCGAGACCGGGGCATCCACGGCACGGTGGCCGGCCGCAATGGCGAGCGCGGAGGCTTCGCGTGCCTCGTCAACGTTGATGGTGGAGCAGTCCAGGAACATGGTCCCCGGCTTGGCCTCGGCCAGCAGGCCCGGCTGTCCCTCCGCGCCGCGGTAGGCGTCCAGCACGTGCTGGCCGCTGGGGAACATTGTCAGCACCACGTCGGCACCGGCGATGGCGTCCAGCGGACTGGCCGCAGTGGGGACACCGTGCGTTTGGGCCGCGTCCAGCGCAGCGGGGACCACGTCGAAGCCCGCCACGGTGTAGCCGGCGCGGACCAGGTTCACTGCCATGGGCCCGCCCATGTGGCCCAGGCCCAGGAAAGCGACGATGGTTTGTTCAGGCATTGTCCGGCTCCTTTGTGTGCAGGTTGAGCTCCCGGTCCCCCAGCGGCGCGAAGAACCGTTCCATGTCCGACGCGTGCACCTCGTGCAGCGTGGCCGGCTTCCATTGCGGAATGCGGTCCTTGTCCACCACCTGCGCGCGGATCCCTTCGCGGAAGTCGGGCGCAACCAGGAACCGAAGCCCCACGCGGTATTCCTGCGCCAGCGCCTCGTCCAACGTCAGTCCCTTGGCCCGGCGGAGGGACTCCAGGGTCACCTTCACAGCCGTAGGCGACTTCGCTTCGATAGTGTCGGCGGCCTCGGCCGCTTCGGCCGCAGGCTCCCCGCCCAACGCGCCGCCCGAGGCCTCATCCAGCGTCCGCAGCCGCCGCACAATGTCCTCCGCGTCATCACTGGCGTAGGCGGCATCGATCCAGCCGCGCTGCTCCTCCAGCCCGGAGGGCGGCGGGTCCTGGGCAAAGCGGACGACGGCGGCTTCCGCACTTTCGTGTTCGAGCGCGGCCGCCAGCTTCGGCAGGTTCCCCGACGGGACAAAGTGGTCCGCGAGGCCCAGGAACACCGCATCCGCCCCGGTCAGGTGGGCTCCGGTCAGCGCGGCATGGGTGCCGGTCTCTCCAGGTGACCTCGCCAGCAGCCAGGTCCCGCCGACGTCGGGCACAAACCCGATGGTGGTCTCCGGCATTCCCGTCCGGGTCCGTTCGGTGACCACCCGCACCGAGCCGTGTGCGGAGATTCCCACGCCGCCGCCCAGCACGAGGCCGTCCATAAAGGCCACATAGGGCTTGGGGTAGGCGGCGATGAGGGAGTTCAGCCGGTATTCGTTCTGCCAGAAGTCAGCCGTTTCCGTACCCCCGCCGAGGATGTCCCGGTAGATCGCCACAATGTCGCCCCCGGCGCAGAGGCCACGCTCTCCGGCGCCGTGCACCAGGACGGTGGCCACTCCGTCGTCGTCCGCCCAGGCGGTGAGCTGTTCCAGCATGGCGTCCACCATGCCGGCGTTCAGGGCATTGACGGCCTTGGGCCGGTTGAGCGTAATGATGCCCAGGTGGCCGCGCTTCTCGAACAGAACGTCCGCCATCAGCTGCCTTCCGGCATGATGAAGCTGGCGCCCTGGCGGATCCCGGACGGCCAGCGCGTGGTGACCGTTTTGGTCTTGGTGTAGAAACGGAACGCGTCTGCGCCGTGCTGGTTCAGGTCGCCGAAGCCGGACGCCTTCCAGCCGCCAAATGTGTAATAGGCGATGGGTACCGGAATGGGCACATTGATGCCCACCATGCCCACTTCCACCCGGCTGGCAAAGTCCCGGGCGGCGTCGCCGTCGCGGGTGAAGATGGCCACGCCGTTGCCGAACTCGTGCTCGGAGCACAGCCGGAGGGCTTCGTCGTAATCGGCGGCGCGGAGCACGCTGAGGACGGGTCCGAAGATTTCCTCCTGGTAGATCTTCATGTCCTTGGTGACGTGGTCGAAGAGCGTGGGGCCCACCCAGAAGCCGTCGTCATAGCCTTCCACCGTGAGGCCGCGCCCGTCGGCCAGCAGGGTGGCACCCTCGTCCACGCCGGACTGGATGTAGCCCTCGATCCGTTCCTTGGCACTCGCCGCCACCACGGGCCCGAAGTCCGAGTCCTTGTCCAGGCTGTGGCCCACCCTGAGGTGCTTGACGCGCTCGGTCAGCTTGGCTACCAGCGCGTCCGCGGTCTTCTCCCCCACCGGGACGGCCACGGAAATGGCCATACAGCGCTCGCCGGCGGAGCCGAACCCGGCGCCGATCAGGGCGTCGGCGGCCATGTCCAGGTCCGCGTCCGGCATGATCACCATGTGGTTCTTGGCCCCGCCGAAGCACTGGGCGCGCTTTCCGTGGGCGGCCGCGGTGGCGAAGATGTACTGGGCGATGGGTGTTGAACCCACAAAGCCGATGGCCTTCACGCGGGGATCTTCCAGCAGCGCGTCAACGGCTTCCTTGTCCCCGTTGACCACGTTGAACACACCGTCCGGCAACCCGGCCTCCGTGAACAGTTCGGCCAGGCGAAGCGGAACCGAGGGGTCACGTTCGGAGGGCTTGAGGATGAAGGCATTGCCGGCGGCGAGGGCCGGGCCGGACTTCCACAGGGGGATCATGGCTGGGAAGTTGAACGGGGTGATTCCCGCGACGACGCCGAGTGGCTGGCGCAGCGAGTGGACGTCGATGCCCGCACCGGCGTCGTCGGAGAACTCGCCTTTGAGCAGGTGGGGGGCGCCCGCCGCGAACTCCACCACTTCAATGCCGCGCTGGATATCGCCCTTGGAATCGGCGAAGGTCTTCCCGTGTTCGGAGGACAGCAGCGTGGCGAGTTCGTCCATGTTCTCGTTGACGAGGTCAACAAACTTAAGCAGGATCCGGCCGCGGCGCTGCGGGTTCATGGCGCCCCACTGGACCTGCGCTTTCTCCGCGGCGGCCACCACGTTCCGGACCTCCTCCCCGCTGGCCAGGGGCAGGCGCGCCTGGACTTGGCCCGTGCAGGGGTCAAAAACGTCACTGAAGCGGCCGGAGGTCCCCGTCACCCGCTGGCCGTCTACGTAATGGGATAGTTCTCGCACCATGATGCAAAGCTCCTTCGCATGTGATCCAGGTCATCTCTGCAAGCGAATATACTCGGACTTCCTACTAAATTCCAGACTGCCCCAAAAACCCTCGTGGCACACGCTGCCGCCGTCGTCGGCATTTGTTGCGGCACACCGTCCCGGGCCACTTTGACGTCGATCTGGACCCTCAAAACGCGATTCGACGGCGTGTCCGCGCCATAGTGCCCCGTCTTCGCAGGCACGTTCCAGCCACGGCAACGCCTCCGGGCAACAAGTTCGGTAAGTTAGGGACTGTGAAGATTGCTACCTGGAATGTGAACTCCCTCCGTGCCCGCGCCGACCGTGTGGAGGCCTGGCTGCAGCGCAGCGATTGCGACGTCCTGGCCATCCAGGAGACCAAATGCAAGGACGAAAACTTCCCCTGGGAACTGTTCGAACGCATGGGCTATGAGGTGGCCCACTTCGGTGTGAACCAGTGGAACGGCGTGGCCATCGCGTCCCGGGTAGGCCTGGAAGACGTCGAGCGCACCTTCCTGGACCAGCCTCCGTTCGGGAAAGAAGGCAAGGACCCCGTCCAGGAAGCCCGCGCCATGGCCGCGACCTGCGGCGGCGTCCGGGTCTGGAGCCTCTACGTGCCCAACGGCCGCTCCCTGGACGACGAACACATGCCGTACAAGATCAAGTGGCTTGAATCCCTGAAGACCCACGCCCAGGGCCTGGTGACCGCCGACCCGACAGCTCAGGTAGCCCTCATGGGTGACTGGAACATTGCGCCGTTCGACGACGACGTCTGGGACATCGACCTTTTCGTCAATAACAGGTACACCCATGTCAGCCCGCCGGAACGCGCGGCCTTCCACGCTTTCGAAGAGGCCGGATTCAAGGACGTGGCACGCGAGTACACGCCCGGTCCTGGCGTCTACACGTACTGGGATTACACCCAGCTGCGCTTCCCCAAAAAGGAGGGGATGCGCATTGACTTTGTCCTTGGCTCCCCCGCGTTGGCGGCCCGCGTCACGGGCGCGTCGATCGACCGCGAGGAACGCAAGGGCAAGGGCGCCTCGGACCACGCCCCCGTTCTGGTGGAACTGGCGGACTGATGGCTGCAGCCGGGGCCCAGGAAGGGAGCGCGTGATGACGGGAAACCTCTACCGGGGCCAGGCCGGGCTGCCGTTCTCCTCCACCCTGCGCGTCTACGAACCGCTGGAAGCCTTCCCGGAAGGACAGCGGGAGGCCATCCGGACCGCCGGTGCCCGCACAGCCTCCCGGGCCGCCGTCGAAAACGCCGAACTGCTGGCCTCGCTGGGCCGGATCACCCGCTCCGGCGGGGACCCCTTCCCCACCGGGCGGACGGATCTGGTCCGCGTCACCAGCATTCCCGGTGTACCCCCCGGGCGGACCCCGCAGCCAGGAACGTCCGACGCCGGTGCTGCCGCCGGCCCGGGTGGCGCTGCCGGCCCGGATGCCAAGGCTGGCTTGGGTGCCGAGTCAGGCTTGGGTACCGGGATAGGCGCCGGTTCCGGCCTTGGGCCTGACGCCGGGGGCGACAGTGGGCGTGACGCTGGGTCCGGGCGCGTCCTGCTGTACTGCCCCAGCCAGCTGGTCCTGCGCGCCGGCCTCGCCGCCAATGCCCTCATGGAAGGCATCCACGGCCCGCTGGCCGAAATGCTGATTCCGGAAGAGCAGCGGGACAAACACCAGGAACGCATTGACCAGGTCAAAGCCCGTGACGGCGCCATCCGTGTGCATACCCGCGCCTCCACGTGGGGCATCCCCTTCAGCTGGTTCTCGCTGTTTATGGAAGGCGACCACAAGGACGTCGTGGAATCGGGCGGGCGCATCCTCACCGTCAGGGTGTGGGCTCCCATCACCGAAGCCATGGAGCGGGCACGGTACGCCGTGGCCCACCTGGCGCTGGCGGCACCGGACCTGGACATGCTGGACGACCTCGCGCAGCTGACCGAATGGCTGGAGCTGTTCCACGTCAATTCCATGGTGGAACTCGACTACGGCGCCGTGGCGGACAAGGTGTACCCGGACGAGTCGCCCATGGACATCCGGCTGGGCATCGAATGCCTGGCAGAGGGCGACATGACAGGCGCCGCGGCGGCCTACCGCAGGCTGGCTTCCCGCTGGATTCCCATCCGGCAGCTCGCCCGCGCGTCCTGACCGCTTTTCCTGGACACGGCTTCTTCCTAGACACGGCTTCGCGACTGCGGCTTCCTGAACCCGGCGTCCTGGCCGCGGCATCCTGGCCGGATGCCACGCCGCGCCTCCTCAGGAAGGAGGCGGCGCCGTCGTACGCCTGATGATGAGCTGGTGGGGCGCGACGGCGGACCGGACCGCCCCGACCGTGCCGTCCAGTTCGTCGATGAGCATCTTGGTAGCCAGCTCGGCCTGTTCGTCGGGCCGTTGTCCCACGGTGGTCAGGCCCATCGCGTCGGCGAAATCGTGGTCATCGATCCCCACCACCGAGAGGTCCTCAGGGACCCGCACGCCTACGCGTGCTGCTTCGAAGATGACGCCCATGGCCATTTCGTCGGAGGCGCAAAAGATGGCGGTCGGCTTCGGGCCGGGCTGGGCCCAGAGGCGCCGGAACGCCTCTTGGCCGCTGAGGACCGTGAAATCGCCCCATTCGTCCCACTCGGGGCGGGTGGGCAGCCCCGCTCCTGCCATAACGTCCTTGAAAGCCAGGATCCGCACGCGGGGGACGTCGAAATTAAGGTCCGTTTCGTCGTCGCCGTGCAGGAGGGCAATGTCCCGGTGGCCGAGGTCGATCAGGTGCCGTACGGCGGTGGACGCTGCGGCGTAGTCGTCGATGCCGATGTACGCGCACTCCTCCACATGGCCGCCTACCACGATCAGCGGGATATCAATCTTTTGGAGGTGGTCAAGCTCGTCTTGGGTGAGGGCCATACAAAGGACAAGCAGGGCGTCAATCTGCTTGTAGACCATGGTTTTGCTGAACAGGCGTTCCCGGTTGCTGCCGTGTCCGCCCAGGTTGAAGAGGGAAAGATTGTAGTGGCGGGCGTGAAGTTCGCGGTCCGCGCCCTCAATGGCCTTGGAGAAGAACCAGCGGCTCACGAACGGAGCCAGCACGCCAATGGTCTTGGTGCGGCCGGTGGCCAGTCCGGAGGCTGAGGAGGAGGCGACGTAGCCCAGGGCCCCCGCCACCTCGAGGATCTTCTCCCGGGTGGCGGGCGAAACCCTGGGCAACCCGCGCACGGCCCGGGACACTGTGGCCGTGGACACCCCGGCGGCTGCTGCCACGTCTTCAATGCTGACGCCGCTGTGGCCGCCCCTTTGGGACCTCTCAGCCATCCGTGCCACCGTTTCCCCTCCGCGTTCCCTGCATGCATTCGCTTTACTTCCAGCAATGCCTCCACGCCATAGTATTTTGAGCCGCCCCCGCTTCGCAGTGTTACCTGCGCACCGACTGGCCACTCGCGGTTGGATCATTGGGGAGCGCGCTACCTCCGGTCCGGCAGCCGGCGGCGCAGCCGCACCATCCCGTAGACCGCCAAGAGCATGGCCAGCAGGCCAAGGGCCCACCAGAGCGCAGGCTGGCCTGTCACTTCCATCCATACTGTGACCACGAGCAGAACCACAGCCCAGAAGCCGAGGAACCCGATGATGATGTCAAAATCCTCGCCCGAACGCGCCAGCCGGCGTTCATTTCCCGCCCCTTTGGACTGCGGGGGTCGGGAAGCGCCCTTCGTCACTTAACCGCGCCGGCCGTCAGGCCGGCTACAATCTTGCGCTGGAAGACCAGCACCAGAATCACCAGGGGAATGGTGACGATGGTTCCGGCTGCCATGATCGCCGTGTACGGAATTTGCTGGGGTTGTGCCCCGGCAAAGTTTGCGATAGCGACCGTCACCGGCTGGGTGGCGTCACTGGACAGCTGGCTGGCAATCAGGAACTCATTCCAGGACGAAATGAAGGCCAGGATTGCCGTAGTGAAGATGGCCGGGGCAGCGAGCGGCATGATGACCTTCCGGAAGGCCTGGCCCTGCGTGCAGCCATCCACGCGTGCGGACTCCTCGAGTTCCCACGGCATTTCGCGGAAGAACGACGTCAAAGTGTAAACGGTCAGCGGAAGTACGAACGAAATGCTGGGGATGATCAGGGCCTGGTACGTCCCCATCCAGCCGATGTTGGTGAAGAGCTGGAACAGCGGGGTGATCAGGGCGACGCCCGGGAACATGGATGCTCCCAGAATGAAGCCCAGCACCAGGAACTTGAACCGGAAATTGAGTCGCGCCAGCGCATAGGCCGCAAACACGCCAATCAGCAGGGAAACAGCCGTAACAACAACGCCGATGAAAATACTGTTCAAGAGCGCTTGGCCGAACCTGTTGCCGAACGAGGTGTCGAAGGCCGTGACGAAGTTATCCAGCGTGACATGCGTCGGCAAGAGCGAAGTGTCGTAGGTGAAGCCCACCTCGCGAAACGCCGTCACTACCATCCAGTACGCCGGAGCGAGGCACCAGATCAGGATGACTGCCGCGCTGATGTACGTGCGGCCCTGCGCCCACTTCTCACGGTTTTGCGACGCTTTCCGCCCCTTGTCCTGCCGTGCACGCAGCTCAGTTGCTGCTGTTGACGTTGTCATTTCTTCCCCTTACTGCCGGCGCCGCTTTGCTCAACAACATTCGCACCGAGGAACCGGACGAAGATGAAAGCGACCAAGAAGATGATGATAAAGGTGATAGTCGACAGCGCCGCCGCAGCGTTGAACCCTTGCCTGATCTGATTGATCACCAGAATGGACAGCGTGGTGGTGTTATTGGCGCCTTCGGTGAGAATGTACGGCAGGTCGAACATGCGAAGCGCATCCAGCGTACGGAACAGGATGGCAACCATCAGGGCCGGCTTGACGAGCGGCAGTGTGATCATCCGGAACCGCTGCCAGGCACTGGCCCCGTCCACCTTGGCCGCTTCGTAGACCTCAGCGGGAATCATCTGAAGTCCGGCGAGGATGAGCAGCGCCATAAACGGCGTGGTCTTCCAGGTATCCGCGATGATGACCGCCCATTTGGCCGGCCATTCACTGCCCGTCCAGAGGATGGAGGCATTGAACATTTTGTTGGCGATACCTTCGAAATCGAAGATGAAGAGCCAGAGCTGGGCGGTGACGGCCGTGGGGATGGCCCACGGGACCAGCACCGCTGCGCGGACCAAGCTGCGTCCCCTGAAGGTGCGCGCCATGATCATGGCCATCCAGAAGCCGAGCACGGTTTCGAACGTTACTGTCACCACCGTAAAGAAGAAGGTGG from Pseudarthrobacter sp. SSS035 carries:
- the mmsB gene encoding 3-hydroxyisobutyrate dehydrogenase; this encodes MPEQTIVAFLGLGHMGGPMAVNLVRAGYTVAGFDVVPAALDAAQTHGVPTAASPLDAIAGADVVLTMFPSGQHVLDAYRGAEGQPGLLAEAKPGTMFLDCSTINVDEAREASALAIAAGHRAVDAPVSGGVVGAEAGTLTFMVGGETEDFEAVRPLLEVMGKRVVHCGGHGGGQAAKICNNLILGVSMIAVSEAFVLGEKLGLTHQALFDVASNASGQCWALTTNCPVPGPVPASPANRDYQPGFAGALMAKDLRLALNALESTGVAARLGPLASEIYDTFAAEGGAGRDFSGIITDIRDKSQH
- a CDS encoding NAD(P)/FAD-dependent oxidoreductase; this translates as MRTDNDNTYDVLIIGGGAAGLSAAQMLGRSRRSVVVVDSGEPRNAPAQGVHGFLSRDGVSPAELLRIGRAEAEHYGARIVEGEAVAAAGNAADGFSVTLADGSVIRGRRLLITTGLVDELPGIAGLRERWGRDVLHCPFCHGWEVQDQAIGILGNGPWSVHQALLFRQWSGNITLFLNDLTLPTDDELEQLAARGIRVVAGAVESLRVEQDVLRGVALAGGPEIAVDAVVVGPQVRARLGAFAGLGLEPAPHPMGIGDFLETDADGATAVPGVWAAGNVTDMRAQVLASAAAGAWTAVVINNHLMAEELAADVAAHREALSVAR
- a CDS encoding enoyl-CoA hydratase codes for the protein MTEYTNILVEQRGRVGLVTLNRPEALNALDKATMDQLVAAVTAMDTDPGVGAVVITGSTKAFAAGADIKEMASQGYMDMYAADWFRGWEDFTRLRIPVIAAVSGFALGGGCELAMMCDFIIAGDNAKFGQPEINLGVLPGMGGSQRLTRAVGKAKAMDMILTGRFIGAEEAERSGLVSRVVPAENVVEEALKAAEVIASKSKPVAMLAKEAVNAAFETGLAQGVLFERRIFHSLFASEDQKEGMAAFTEKRQPEFTHR
- a CDS encoding helix-turn-helix domain-containing protein, with the protein product MDEEFDDVLAAVGPRLRALRLNSNTTLAALAEATGISVSTLSRLESGQRRPNLELLLPLAKAHRVPLDELVGAPATGDPRLHLRPMVRHGMTIIPLTRRPGGIQAYKHILPAGTPDQPDPQVHEGYEWLYVLNGKLRMVLGGQDLVMGPGEAAEFDTRVPHWFGRADTEAVEFLSLFGTQGERMHVRAKPRS
- a CDS encoding enoyl-CoA hydratase/isomerase family protein, coding for MADVLFEKRGHLGIITLNRPKAVNALNAGMVDAMLEQLTAWADDDGVATVLVHGAGERGLCAGGDIVAIYRDILGGGTETADFWQNEYRLNSLIAAYPKPYVAFMDGLVLGGGVGISAHGSVRVVTERTRTGMPETTIGFVPDVGGTWLLARSPGETGTHAALTGAHLTGADAVFLGLADHFVPSGNLPKLAAALEHESAEAAVVRFAQDPPPSGLEEQRGWIDAAYASDDAEDIVRRLRTLDEASGGALGGEPAAEAAEAADTIEAKSPTAVKVTLESLRRAKGLTLDEALAQEYRVGLRFLVAPDFREGIRAQVVDKDRIPQWKPATLHEVHASDMERFFAPLGDRELNLHTKEPDNA
- a CDS encoding MarR family winged helix-turn-helix transcriptional regulator; the protein is MAAPLPRDPIADAQRNWEEHGWADVAAPMAAITAIMRTQQILLARIEGALKPFGLTFARYELLALLSFARSGALPMNKASALLQVHPTSVTNAVDRLEGSGLVTRSPHPTDGRTTLIELTTEGRIVAKRATAVLNTEVFGQSGFDAADVDQLIRILGTFRRNAGDFAD
- a CDS encoding AMP-binding protein, producing the protein MSVTDDFREARDRLLTLHSDYHQARREFVWPRFTEFNFALDWFDQIAADPEKADNPALVIVEQDGSAMRRSFADLAARSNQVANWLRSHGMRRGDRMIVMLGNQVELWELMLAGIKLGIVLIPTTTLMGPEDLAERVERGEAGWAAVGRSNIGKFAGVPGDYRLIEIGAGGVSAGTPGALQYTDSTTATVPFTADAPTHADEMLLLYFTSGTTSKAKLVEHTHTSYPVGHLSTMYWIGLEPGDVHLNVASPGWGKHAWSNFFAPWIAEACVFVYNYERFDARALMEQMDREHVTSFCAPPTVWRMLIQADLKVLKTPPTKVVSAGEPLNAEVIEQVQRAWGQTIRDGFGQTETTVQVANTPSQPVTIGAMGRPLPGYDVVLVDPNTGEEANDGELCLRLDPRPVGLMKGYYGDAERTAEAFRGGYYHTGDMASRDKHGVITYVGRDDDVFKSSDYRLSPFELESVLLEHPAVAEAAVVPSPDAVKLSVPKAYVVLVSGLEPGPELAEDILRYCREHLAPFKRIRRLEFAALPKTISGKIRRVELRHNEELRHGGGTHPDGLGVEYSEADFPGLKG